One stretch of Candidatus Poribacteria bacterium DNA includes these proteins:
- a CDS encoding bifunctional folylpolyglutamate synthase/dihydrofolate synthase has product MDYEAALAYIESFIDYERSPDFSRQARFYNLDRITSLLELLDNPHDRLKVIHIAGSKGKGSTAALVASVLTHAGYKTGLFTSPHLIRPRERCRIDDELISESDVAFHIEKLKPAIETVSASEFGRVSFFEIYTALAFSYFADKATDFAVIEVGLGGRLDATNVVTPITTVITPIGLEHTAILGETYTEIAGEKAEIIKQGCPLALAPQHPEAQAVFEKVAGERKAPIIEAKGLVGKNSCVSIPRLVQDTDGVPVAQQFDVETDSERYSQLTLPLLGHHQFINAITAIAAIECLKQQGYIIPNTSVYTGFKNVQWHGRIQRIMSSPIVVLDGAHSPVSMEALCCTIRQSFRYTRVTFIVSLMKDKNLTAIGDIISQTADSVITTQVPNNPRVMPAEEIRDSWKRICKRVATCSMPEKAIEKALSDASPTDLICITGSLYLVGQVLEWFSGFDSQEGDSFFV; this is encoded by the coding sequence ATTTTTCACGGCAGGCGCGGTTCTATAATCTGGATAGGATCACCTCATTACTGGAACTGCTTGATAATCCACACGATAGATTGAAGGTTATCCACATCGCAGGAAGCAAAGGGAAAGGCTCTACGGCTGCACTTGTGGCATCAGTGCTTACGCATGCTGGCTATAAAACGGGCTTGTTTACATCCCCGCATCTCATTAGACCACGAGAACGGTGCCGTATTGATGATGAGTTAATTTCAGAATCAGACGTTGCGTTCCATATTGAGAAACTCAAGCCTGCGATCGAGACTGTTTCGGCTTCCGAATTCGGACGTGTTTCGTTTTTTGAAATATACACCGCGCTTGCTTTTTCCTATTTCGCCGACAAAGCAACAGACTTTGCCGTTATCGAAGTTGGCTTGGGCGGTAGACTCGATGCGACAAACGTTGTCACGCCGATCACAACCGTTATTACGCCAATCGGTTTGGAGCACACTGCGATATTGGGGGAGACGTATACTGAGATAGCAGGTGAGAAGGCGGAAATCATTAAACAGGGGTGTCCTTTGGCACTCGCTCCGCAGCATCCGGAGGCGCAGGCTGTATTTGAAAAAGTGGCAGGTGAACGCAAGGCACCGATTATTGAAGCAAAGGGTTTAGTAGGCAAAAATTCCTGTGTGTCAATTCCTCGGCTCGTTCAGGATACCGATGGTGTTCCAGTAGCACAGCAATTTGACGTGGAAACGGATTCGGAGCGTTATTCGCAGCTTACTTTGCCGCTTTTAGGACACCATCAGTTTATAAACGCGATAACGGCTATTGCAGCGATTGAATGCCTTAAACAGCAAGGATACATAATTCCGAACACCAGTGTTTACACGGGCTTTAAGAATGTGCAGTGGCATGGACGAATCCAACGAATTATGTCCTCACCGATTGTCGTACTCGATGGTGCGCATTCGCCGGTCTCAATGGAGGCGTTATGCTGTACGATCCGTCAGAGTTTTCGTTATACTCGGGTGACCTTTATCGTTAGCCTAATGAAAGATAAAAATCTGACAGCAATTGGCGACATTATCTCACAAACAGCAGATTCCGTGATTACAACACAAGTTCCCAATAACCCGCGTGTGATGCCAGCTGAAGAAATACGGGATTCATGGAAGCGTATATGCAAGAGGGTGGCTACGTGTTCGATGCCGGAAAAAGCGATCGAGAAGGCGTTATCCGACGCATCACCAACAGATTTAATTTGTATTACAGGTTCGCTCTACCTTGTCGGTCAAGTGTTAGAATGGTTTTCAGGTTTCGACAGTCAGGAGGGAGACTCATTTTTTGTTTAG